GGAAAAAAATCATTTGCCGGACCGCTTCTGGTCGTTAACAGTAAACGCATGAGTTTGGTTAAAGTACCGTCGATTTTGCTCGCGGAAGATGATGACAACGATGTGTTCTTTATGGAACGTGCTTTTAAACAAGCACAAATCGCCAATCCGCTATTGAGGGTTAAAGATGGCGAGGACGCCATCTCCTATTTTAAAGGGGAAGCTGCGTATTCCAACCGCACACAATATCCCATTCCTTACCTCGTTCTTCTTGACCTCAAAATGCCTCGCAAGAACGGATTTGAAGTAATCTCCTGGGTTCGGCAACAACCCGGTCTAAAACGGCTGCCATTGGTAGTCTTGACTTCATCCAAGGAAGACCCGGATATCAACAAATCCTACGAGTTAGGCGCCAACACTTATCTGGTTAAACCCGTTAAATTTGAAGGGTTGGTCGAAATGATGAAAACGCTCAATCTTTACTGGCTTATTTTGGCAGAAAAACCGAATTGCACTCCAGAATAACACTATGGGCTGGGTGTCCCTTGCCAGCTACTCACGCCGGGTAATCAATCTCAAAGGTATTGTTTTAACCCTTCTGGTCTTAGTCTACAAAGCATAACAAAACGTCAAGACGACGAATGGACAGCCGGGCGATGGGCTTTGGCCGGGCTCAAATGAATATCAAACTGGTCGTCGTCAAATTTCATGACGATTTGAACGTTTTTGATCTTGGACCGCTGCATGAAGTCCAATGCCCGGAGGGTGCGCTCAAAATTGAAAGCCTGGTCGGGATCGATGGTCCAGAGAATTTCTCTGCCAAAGTACAGCTTTGTATTGGTGTTCTGCACCAGCACCCTCATAAAAGCTTTCATTTCAGGAACTTTGGCAGAAATCTGAATCAGCGCATATGGAAAGTTATTCACAAGTAATCCACAGGCAATCCACATCTGCCACCCCAACTCTGGAAGCCCATATCGAGGTGTTGTGTTGAACGCAATCTGCTGGGTTCTACTCACAAACCCTCTGCACACTTCACAAGATTTTAGTGCAAAAAGGGCGGTTTCCCTACTGGCAGGCGGCAACCTCAAGAAGCATATTAGTATTAGCGAAAGATCTTAATTTTGGGAAATTTTACTTGGCTTTGACTAATGGATTTGAGCCACCCTTTTGGAGTGGTTTGAGTATTTAGAACTTGGAGTGTATCCCATGCT
Above is a genomic segment from Pedosphaera parvula Ellin514 containing:
- a CDS encoding response regulator; its protein translation is MSLVKVPSILLAEDDDNDVFFMERAFKQAQIANPLLRVKDGEDAISYFKGEAAYSNRTQYPIPYLVLLDLKMPRKNGFEVISWVRQQPGLKRLPLVVLTSSKEDPDINKSYELGANTYLVKPVKFEGLVEMMKTLNLYWLILAEKPNCTPE